From Herbaspirillum sp. WKF16:
ATTCAGTTATATTGTCCAATATATGAAACTGCCTGTTTCCATCTACAAAACAGATATCACATGGAACTCCGCCACCTCCGCTATTTCCTGGCCGTCGCCGACCAGCTGAGTTTCACCCGCGCCGCGGGGAAGGTCGGCATCGGCCAGCCGCCGCTGTCGATGCAGATCAAGGCGCTGGAGCAGGAGGTGGGCGCGCCGCTGTTCGTGCGCGCCTCGCACGGGGTGGCGCTGTCGGAGGTGGGGCGGGTGTTCCTGCCGCACGCGCAAAAGGCCGTGGCCGCCGCCGAGCAGGCGCTGCGCGCGGCGCAGCAGGCCGCCAGCGGCGAGGTAGGGCTGCTGCGCATGGGCTTCACCTCGTCGGCGGTATTCCATCCGCTGGTGTCGCATTCGCTGCAGCAATTCCGCGAGCGCCATCCCAAGCTGGAGATCTCGCTCAGCGAGGGCATCACCGAGCAATTGCTGGCCGATATCGCGGCGTCGCAGCTCGACGCCGCCTTCGTGCGCATCGTCACCACGCCGTCCGATGAACTGGGTGTGGTGGAGCTGCCGGCCGAGAAGCTCAAGGTGGCGCTGCCGCGCACGCATCCGCTGGCGCGCCGCAAGTCGCTGCGGCTGCAAGACCTGGCGTCGGAGAATTTCATCATGGTCCCGCGCGGCAAGGGCTCCGCGCTGTATGACGAGATCTTCAGCGCCTGCCAGGCGGCCGGCTTCGATCCGCAGGTGATCCAGCTGGCGCCGCAGCTGACCTCGGCGATCAACCTGGTGGCGGCGGGGCTGGGGATTTCCATCGTGCCCGAGGCGATCGAGCAGGTGCAGCTGGCGCAGGTGCGCTATATCGAGATCCGGGAGCCGGCGCCGCGCGCCCAGCTGTCGCTGGCGTATCACCCGCAGTCGATCGCGGCCGCGCGTTTTGCCGCGCACCTGCGGCGTTCGCTGCGGCGCGCGGGCGGAGGATCCGACAAGGAATGAGGGGGCAGGCCCGGGCGAGCGCGATCAGCGCGTCTTGAACTGGTCCAGCACCGAGTTGGCCTGTTCCAGGAAGGCCGCCGGATATTCCTCGACCAGCCGCTCCAGCGCCGGCAGCATGCGCTCCAGCGCGATGGTCAGGGCGATGTCGCTGATCTCCTCGCCCCACAGCACCTTCTGCACGAAGGCGGCGGGGCCGATCTCGGAGATCAGGCGCATGCTCATCTGGCGTTCCAGGGTGTCGGTGCGCGGACCGAACACATCCTCGAAGATCCGGACAATGGCTTCCTCCAGCTTGCGGCGGAAGCTCTCCACATCATCGAACAGGGTTTGCGGATCGGCAGGCGCCGGCATCTGGCCGCGCTCGATCAGGTCGCGCGCTTCTTCGGCCATGCGGCTCAGTTCCTGCACGTGCAGCGTCAGCGCGCTGATCTCGTCGATCAGCGTGCGCAATGGCAATTGCGGCATCTCGGATTCGGCGGAACCCGCTGGTGATGAATTCATCTTGTTGTTGTGCTCAGGCAGACGGCCGGGCTCTTGCTATGCCTGCGCCCGCGCGGCCTGGTTGACCCAATCATGCCGGCGCAACCGTTTCCCTGACGACTGCGCCACCCCTCGGTCCATGCCGGTTTGCCGCGTTTCCCGCGCGGCAGCAGCGATTTCCCGATCCCTGATAATAATTTCCGTATGGAAATCAGGCGAAGTATAGTGCGGTGCAATAGATTCCGCATGAAAATTTTCGAGTATTCAGCGCAGATACGACAACGATGGCATCCATTATTGCCTGATTATCAAAAGAATGGCCCACCATTGCGTCTTTTTTCGCCGTTGGCCGCGCCCAGTTCCTCGATCTGGAACATATCCGAAAACTCGCAGCATTCCTGCGCCAGCATCAGGATGGAGGAGATGAAACTGCTCTTGCGCTCGCTGCGGTAGAGCGCGACGTAGGGCACGTCGGGCAGCCTGGGCGTGGTCTCGACGATCTCCAGCGTGCCGCTCTCGATCAGCGGGCGCAGCGGTTTGTAGGGCAGGTAGCTCACCCCCATGCCCGATACCGTCAGCCCGATCAGCGCCACCACGCTGCTGCAGGACAGCGAGTGGCTGGGGAAGATCGATTGCGACTTGATCCAGCGATCGTAGATGATGCCGGTGCCGGACTTGTTGCCCTGGGTGAGGATGGTGTGCGAGGCCAGCTCGTGCATGCGCAGGGGCCGGCGGCGCTCGCCGATCAGGCCCGGGCGCGCCAGCCATACGCTCTTCACCGCGGCCAGGGGCAGCGCCGACAGGCCGGGCTCGGCGAAGGCATCGGGCACGATGATGGCGTCCATCTCGTCGTTGAGGAGCTTGTCGCGCAGGTTTGCGCTCAGGTCCACGTCCGGCTCGATCACCACCCGCGGATAGTGCTGGTGAATACGCCGCACCAGCCGCGGCAGCCAGGTCATCGCCGTCAGTTCGGTGACGCCGATGCGCAGCCGGCGTTCGATCACTTCGGGCTTGCTGAACTGCTCGATGGCGATGTCGCGCTGCTCCAGCAGGCGCCGCGCGATCAGCAGCATCTCTTCGCCCTTTTCGGTCAGGCGCGCCTGGCGCTGCTCGCGGTCGAACAGCGGCGTGTCGAAACTGGCTTCCAGCTCCTTGATGCGCTTGGAGACCGCGGACTGCGTGGTGTTGAGCTTGCGCGCCGCCGGCGCGAAGCCGCCGAGGGTGGCGATCCAGTAGAGGGCTTCGAGTTGCTTGAACGAGAACATGGGGTTTCCTGGTGGGCCGCCTTGCGCCGCGGCCGATGGCGCATTGTAGAGCAAGGCGCGCGGGCGACCCGCGCGCGCCGCGGCATATTGCCGCAGAGGCCGCATCGGGGCCGGGCGCGGCGGCGGGTAGCCTTATATAATGAGAATGCTTATCGATACCTCGTCTCGACCTCATCTTCCATCTCTCCATCGCCCCATTTCTCGTATGCGACTGACCGAACTAGCCAAGGGCGCCTGCGCCATTGTTGACCATGTTGCCGACCTTCATGCCGCCGACGCGGTGGCGGGGCGCTTGCGCGACCTTGGCTTCGTCGACGGCGAACCGGTGCGCATCGTCGCCGCGGCGCCCTGGGGCGCCGATCCCATCCTGGTGCAGATCGGCTCGACCCGCTTCGCGCTGCGCCGCGCCGAGGCCGAGCGCGTGCGCTTGCGGGCGGGGGAGGCGCAATGAGCGGGGCGCTCAACATCGCCCTGGTGGGCAACCCGAACTGCGGCAAGACCGCGCTGTTCAACCAGTTGACCGGGGCGCGCCAGAAGGTGGCCAACTATGCCGGCGTCACCGTCGAGCGCAAGTCCGGCAGCTTCACCGCGCCGTCCGGCCGCGCGGTGCGCGTGGTCGACCTGCCCGGCGCCTACAGCCTGCAGTCGGTCAGCCCCGACGAGCGCGTCACGCAGGCGGTGCTGGAGGGCCGCTATCCGGGCGAGGCGGCGCCCGACCTGATCGTGTGCGTGGCCGACGCCACCAACCTGCGCCTGCACCTGCGCTTCGTGCTCGAGGTGCGGCGCATGGGGCGGCCCATGGTGCTGGCGCTGAACATGATGGATGCCGCCGCGCGCCGCGGCATCACGGTCGACGTCGCCGCGCTCGCGCAGCGCCTGGGCATGCCGGTGATCCAGACCATCGCCGTCAAGAGCGGCGGCGCGCGCGCCCTGGTCGAGGCGATCGATGTCGCCGCGCCGCCGCCGCCGGGCAATGCCGGCGGCGCCGACGACCTGCACGCCGAGGTGCGCGCGATCCTGGCCGCCACCGTGGTGATGCCGCGCGCCACCGACCGCCGCGACGACGCGCTGGATCGCATCGCCCTGCACCCGGTGCTGGGCGTGGCCTTGCTGGCGCTGGTGATGTTCCTGGTGTTCCAGGCCGTGTACGCGATCGGCAAGCCGCTGACCGACGCCATCGCCGATGGCTTCGGCACGCTGGCCGGGCTGGCCGGCGCATGGCTGCCGGAGGGGCCGCTGCGCGGGCTGGTGTCGGACGGGCTGCTGTCCGGCCTGGGCACGGTGCTGGGTTTCCTGCCGCAGATCCTGGTGCTGTTCTTCTTCATCCTGGTGCTGGAAGAATCCGGCTACCTGCCGCGCGCGGCCTTCCTGCTGGATCGCCTGATGGTGTCGGTCGGCCTCTCCGGGCGCTCCTTCATCCCGCTGCTTTCCAGCTTCGCCTGCGCCATCCCCGGCATCATGGGCACGCGCAGCATCACCGATCCGCGCGACCGCCTGGCCACCATCCTGGTGGCGCCGCTGATGACCTGCTCGGCGCGGCTGCCGGTGTATGCGCTGCTGATCGGCGCCTTCATCCCGCAGCGCGCGGTGCTGGGCATCTTCAACCTGCAGGGCGTGGCGCTGTTCTGCCTGTACGCGGCAGGCATCGGCGCGGCCATGTTCGTGGCCTGGGTCGCCAAGCGCATCCGCCGCAGCCAGCAGGAACGCGCGCTGCTGATGGAGCTGCCGTCCTATCGCGTGCCCAGGTTGCGCGACATCGGCATCGGCCTGTGGGAGCGCGGCAGCATC
This genomic window contains:
- a CDS encoding LysR family transcriptional regulator, with translation MELRHLRYFLAVADQLSFTRAAGKVGIGQPPLSMQIKALEQEVGAPLFVRASHGVALSEVGRVFLPHAQKAVAAAEQALRAAQQAASGEVGLLRMGFTSSAVFHPLVSHSLQQFRERHPKLEISLSEGITEQLLADIAASQLDAAFVRIVTTPSDELGVVELPAEKLKVALPRTHPLARRKSLRLQDLASENFIMVPRGKGSALYDEIFSACQAAGFDPQVIQLAPQLTSAINLVAAGLGISIVPEAIEQVQLAQVRYIEIREPAPRAQLSLAYHPQSIAAARFAAHLRRSLRRAGGGSDKE
- a CDS encoding FeoA family protein, producing the protein MRLTELAKGACAIVDHVADLHAADAVAGRLRDLGFVDGEPVRIVAAAPWGADPILVQIGSTRFALRRAEAERVRLRAGEAQ
- a CDS encoding LysR family transcriptional regulator; translated protein: MFSFKQLEALYWIATLGGFAPAARKLNTTQSAVSKRIKELEASFDTPLFDREQRQARLTEKGEEMLLIARRLLEQRDIAIEQFSKPEVIERRLRIGVTELTAMTWLPRLVRRIHQHYPRVVIEPDVDLSANLRDKLLNDEMDAIIVPDAFAEPGLSALPLAAVKSVWLARPGLIGERRRPLRMHELASHTILTQGNKSGTGIIYDRWIKSQSIFPSHSLSCSSVVALIGLTVSGMGVSYLPYKPLRPLIESGTLEIVETTPRLPDVPYVALYRSERKSSFISSILMLAQECCEFSDMFQIEELGAANGEKRRNGGPFF
- the feoB gene encoding ferrous iron transporter B, with the translated sequence MSGALNIALVGNPNCGKTALFNQLTGARQKVANYAGVTVERKSGSFTAPSGRAVRVVDLPGAYSLQSVSPDERVTQAVLEGRYPGEAAPDLIVCVADATNLRLHLRFVLEVRRMGRPMVLALNMMDAAARRGITVDVAALAQRLGMPVIQTIAVKSGGARALVEAIDVAAPPPPGNAGGADDLHAEVRAILAATVVMPRATDRRDDALDRIALHPVLGVALLALVMFLVFQAVYAIGKPLTDAIADGFGTLAGLAGAWLPEGPLRGLVSDGLLSGLGTVLGFLPQILVLFFFILVLEESGYLPRAAFLLDRLMVSVGLSGRSFIPLLSSFACAIPGIMGTRSITDPRDRLATILVAPLMTCSARLPVYALLIGAFIPQRAVLGIFNLQGVALFCLYAAGIGAAMFVAWVAKRIRRSQQERALLMELPSYRVPRLRDIGIGLWERGSIFLKRLTGVMLALTVLMWAICTFPSPPAGATEAAIDYSLAGAIGHALQYVFAPLGFNWQISLSLIPAFAARETAVATLATVYSVAGDEGAGLQQALAAHISLASALSLMVWFAFAPQCMSTLAIIRRETQSWRLVALSFGYMFVLAYVASFITYRVAGWLA